The following are encoded in a window of bacterium genomic DNA:
- a CDS encoding succinate dehydrogenase iron-sulfur subunit, which yields MLVTLRVFRLDPTRESEPHYDEFSMEAKPWERILDCLNRVRWEQDPSLAFRSSCGHGICGSDGMLINGVCGLACQRLVKEYPEGLITLEPLPNFQVIRDLVVDLDPFYQKYEKVKPYLITGEQAPERERLQSPSEREVYDEAIRCILCACCTAACPITPKQSEFLGPAALLRAFRYLFDSRDQASRERMEILDREQGIWGCKGHGLCTRVCPKEIDVRKWLGRTKKRLHDARIAAGSQQELSTDTGGQGPA from the coding sequence ATGCTGGTGACACTGAGGGTCTTCAGGCTGGATCCCACCCGGGAATCAGAGCCCCATTATGATGAGTTTTCCATGGAGGCCAAGCCCTGGGAGCGGATCCTGGATTGCCTGAACAGGGTGAGGTGGGAACAGGATCCTTCCCTGGCTTTCAGGAGCTCCTGCGGCCACGGCATATGCGGCTCTGACGGCATGCTCATAAACGGCGTATGTGGTTTGGCCTGCCAGAGGCTTGTGAAGGAGTACCCAGAAGGCCTGATCACCCTGGAGCCCCTCCCCAATTTCCAGGTGATCAGGGATCTGGTGGTGGACCTGGACCCCTTTTACCAGAAGTATGAAAAGGTAAAGCCATACCTGATAACAGGGGAGCAGGCCCCCGAGAGGGAGAGGCTGCAGAGTCCCTCGGAAAGAGAGGTATACGATGAGGCCATCCGCTGCATCCTCTGTGCATGCTGCACCGCTGCCTGCCCCATCACACCCAAACAGAGTGAATTTCTGGGGCCTGCGGCCCTGCTTAGGGCCTTCAGGTATCTGTTCGACTCCAGAGATCAGGCTTCCAGGGAGAGAATGGAGATCCTGGACAGGGAGCAAGGCATCTGGGGCTGCAAGGGCCACGGTCTATGCACCAGGGTCTGTCCCAAGGAGATAGATGTGCGCAAGTGGCTGGGGCGCACTAAAAAACGCTTGCATGATGCGCGCATAGCAGCCGGCTCACAACAGGAACTTTCCACCGACACCGGAGGGCAGGGGCCTGCCTGA